One part of the Neodiprion virginianus isolate iyNeoVirg1 chromosome 3, iyNeoVirg1.1, whole genome shotgun sequence genome encodes these proteins:
- the LOC124301681 gene encoding uncharacterized protein LOC124301681: protein MKKAVWATFYHMTSTDENPQHSYCSDSWCKYQQLKAENQESTYEHPVTFDEQVTNLIKPVYETLASDDLLKRCLGGNTQNNNESFNHCVWNFAPKHTFTGKNVLEIATYTAACIFNEGFLPVLKIMETMGLTLGQTARDYADDVDNARILRAEKTAEANSKEARTLRRALKAAENDNFEETEGLLYAPGIAD from the coding sequence atgaagaaagcCGTGTGGGCTACATTCTACCACATGACATCAACAGACGAAAACCCTCAGCACTCTTACTGCTCAGATTCTTGGTGCAAGTATCAACAGCTCAAAGCGGAAAATCAAGAGAGCACTTATGAACACCCAGTAACGTTTGACGAACAAGTTACAAATCTCATAAAACCTGTGTACGAGACTTTGGCGTCCGAcgatttattgaaaagatGCTTGGGCGGGAACACGCAAAATAACAACGAAAGTTTTAATCACTGTGTATGGAATTTTGCTCCGAAGCATACTTTTACTGGGAAAAACGTTCTGGAAATTGCTACCTATACCGCCGCTTGCATCTTTAATGAGGGTTTTCTACCTGTACTCAAAATTATGGAGACAATGGGCCTTACATTAGGACAAACAGCCAGAGACTACGCTGACGATGTTGACAATGCACGGATTTTGAGGGCAGAGAAAACTGCAGAAGCCAACTCCAAAGAAGCCAGAACTTTACGTAGAGCTCTAAAAGCTGctgaaaatgacaattttGAGGAAACGGAAGGACTGCTCTATGCACCAGGCATAGCTGATTAA